From a single Nicotiana tabacum cultivar K326 chromosome 8, ASM71507v2, whole genome shotgun sequence genomic region:
- the LOC107828179 gene encoding uncharacterized protein LOC107828179 isoform X2, producing the protein MAEQGLDSFQRVRQSKGNQELNDELKIKANELEKLFAEHKLRTPPGNQSNFISRIGRHSYMQSWPSATSSYSNPVLDNAFVDQVFDNCSFREPDRNSSDEVNSSTGGSPGKFYDMYMQKRDAKLKEEWNSKGAEKEAKLKAMEDSLERSKAEMKTMERLRSFNSTSIFSRNQQQSEFGQSDDREHKPGEEVSKQNAQRKKQHLPIKTSSTPRTIVASIPRSPVKASSSPSSRRKFQPESPIARSVPNLSYLRKENSEPSSLAGKMTTRSQSRNYSRSKLLHSQSLRKSSALNSEGVSLAPLKFDKDKMEHSRPKGVISAPPKSGNEKKEQSLTDKIPSISDSKASPKKEKDADFSLRGGLIETRGSNIVSNFAHNDDDEAEAEAEADDDYMELDSENSVNIDEDDFENMISAVEEIFDNKTQRLSHETEKLVNSVSGFGDILRSPSSVPSSFLSGRFAYESPRESSPISQTDHHPFSYPHDMSDVDASGSPVGNPASYNSHFMSPTEHDSAARMRKKWGMAAQKPIHVSSQSQLRKDKARGFKRLLKFGKKNHGADSLVKDWISATTYKGDDGTRNGLDPPNRSDVCLYEDEFFNEQVQTLHTSIPAAPANFKLREDHLSGSSIKAPRPFFSLSSFRSKGKDSKPR; encoded by the exons ATGGCTGAACAGGGACTTGACTCATTTCAAAGGGTACGGCAATCAAAAGGAAACCAGGAACTGAATGATGAGTTGAAAATCAAAGCAAATGAACTCGAGAAGCTATTCGCCGAGCATAAACTACGTACTCCTCCTGGAAATCAATCTAATTTTATCAGCAGAATTGGTAGGCATAGTTACATGCAAAGTTGGCCATCAGCTACTTCATCCTACAGTAATCCTGTATTAGATAATGCTTTTGTCGATCAAGTGTTTGATAATTGTTCGTTTAGGGAACCTGATAGGAACTCTTCTGATGAGGTAAATAGTTCTACTGGCGGTTCTCCAGGGAAATTCTATGATATGTATATGCAGAAAAGGGATGCAAAACTTAAGGAAGAATGGAATTCTAAAGGAGCAGAGAAAGAAGCCAAGTTGAAAGCTATGGAGGATAGCCTTGAGAGGAGTAAAGCTGAAATGAAGACTATGGAGAGGCTCAGATCATTTAACTCCACCTCTATTTTTAGCAGAAACCAG CAACAATCAGAATTTGGGCAAAGTGATGATAGAGAACATAAGCCTGGAGAAGAAGTTTCTAAACAAAATGCTCAGAGGAAGAAACAACATTTACCTATCAAAACTTCATCTACACCTCGCACCATAGTAGCATCTATTCCAAGGTCTCCAGTGAAGGCTTCTAGTAGTCCTTCTAGTCGCCGAAAATTTCAACCTGAAAGTCCAATTGCACGTTCTGTTCCAAACTTGTCTTACCTGAGAAAGGAAAACTCAGAGCCTTCTTCTCTGGCTGGTAAAATGACTACTCGTTCACAATCCAGGAACTATTCCCGTAGCAAATTACTGCACTCACAGTCCTTGAGAAAAAGCTCTGCTTTGAATTCTGAGGGTGTTAGCTTGGCACCTCTCAAATTTGATAAGGACAAGATGGAACATAGTCGTCCTAAGGGTGTAATTTCAGCACCTCCAAAATCTGGCAATGAAAAGAAGGAGCAGAGTCTTACAGATAAAATTCCCAGCATTTCAGATTCAAAGGCTTCcccaaagaaggaaaaagatgcTGACTTCAGTTTAAGAGGTGGTTTGATTGAGACAAGGGGTTCTAATATTGTATCTAATTTTGCGCacaatgatgatgatgaggctgAGGCTGAGGCTGAGGCTGATGATGATTATATGGAATTGGATTCCGAGAACTCAGTGAATATAGATGAGGACGACTTTGAGAACATGATATCTGCAGTTGAGGAAATTTTTGATAATAAGACACAAAGACTGAGCCATGAGACAGAGAAGCTGGTAAATTCTGTTTCAGGATTTGGTGATATCCTGAGATCACCTTCTTCTGTGCCTTCTAGCTTCCTCTCCGGTAGATTTGCATACGAGTCACCAAGAGAAAGTAGTCCTATCTCACAGACTGATCATCACCCTTTTTCTTATCCTCATGACATGTCTGATGTTGATGCTTCAGGCTCTCCCGTGGGAAACCCTGCATCCTATAATTCACATTTTATGAGTCCAACGGAGCATGACTCAGCTGCTAGAATGAGGAAGAAATGGGGAATGGCAGCTCAGAAACCAATCCATGTTTCTTCTCAAAGTCAATTGCGCAAGGATAAGGCTAGAGGATTTAAACGGTTATtaaaatttggaaagaaaaacCATGGAGCAGATAGTTTGGTTAAAGATTGGATTTCAGCAACTACTTATAAGGGAGATGATGGCACGAGAAATGGACTTGATCCTCCAAATCGATCTGATGTTTGCCTATATGAGGATGAGTTTTTCAACGAACAAG TTCAAACCTTGCACACTTCTATTCCGGCAGCTCCAGCTAACTTCAAATTGAGGGAAGATCATTTATCAGGAAGCTCAATAAAGG CACCAAGACCGTTCTTTTCCTTGTCGTCATTCAGAAGCAAGGGAAAGGACTCAAAGCCGAGATAA
- the LOC107828179 gene encoding uncharacterized protein LOC107828179 isoform X1, giving the protein MAEQGLDSFQRVRQSKGNQELNDELKIKANELEKLFAEHKLRTPPGNQSNFISRIGRHSYMQSWPSATSSYSNPVLDNAFVDQVFDNCSFREPDRNSSDEVNSSTGGSPGKFYDMYMQKRDAKLKEEWNSKGAEKEAKLKAMEDSLERSKAEMKTMERLRSFNSTSIFSRNQQQSEFGQSDDREHKPGEEVSKQNAQRKKQHLPIKTSSTPRTIVASIPRSPVKASSSPSSRRKFQPESPIARSVPNLSYLRKENSEPSSLAGKMTTRSQSRNYSRSKLLHSQSLRKSSALNSEGVSLAPLKFDKDKMEHSRPKGVISAPPKSGNEKKEQSLTDKIPSISDSKASPKKEKDADFSLRGGLIETRGSNIVSNFAHNDDDEAEAEAEADDDYMELDSENSVNIDEDDFENMISAVEEIFDNKTQRLSHETEKLVNSVSGFGDILRSPSSVPSSFLSGRFAYESPRESSPISQTDHHPFSYPHDMSDVDASGSPVGNPASYNSHFMSPTEHDSAARMRKKWGMAAQKPIHVSSQSQLRKDKARGFKRLLKFGKKNHGADSLVKDWISATTYKGDDGTRNGLDPPNRSDVCLYEDEFFNEQAVQTLHTSIPAAPANFKLREDHLSGSSIKAPRPFFSLSSFRSKGKDSKPR; this is encoded by the exons ATGGCTGAACAGGGACTTGACTCATTTCAAAGGGTACGGCAATCAAAAGGAAACCAGGAACTGAATGATGAGTTGAAAATCAAAGCAAATGAACTCGAGAAGCTATTCGCCGAGCATAAACTACGTACTCCTCCTGGAAATCAATCTAATTTTATCAGCAGAATTGGTAGGCATAGTTACATGCAAAGTTGGCCATCAGCTACTTCATCCTACAGTAATCCTGTATTAGATAATGCTTTTGTCGATCAAGTGTTTGATAATTGTTCGTTTAGGGAACCTGATAGGAACTCTTCTGATGAGGTAAATAGTTCTACTGGCGGTTCTCCAGGGAAATTCTATGATATGTATATGCAGAAAAGGGATGCAAAACTTAAGGAAGAATGGAATTCTAAAGGAGCAGAGAAAGAAGCCAAGTTGAAAGCTATGGAGGATAGCCTTGAGAGGAGTAAAGCTGAAATGAAGACTATGGAGAGGCTCAGATCATTTAACTCCACCTCTATTTTTAGCAGAAACCAG CAACAATCAGAATTTGGGCAAAGTGATGATAGAGAACATAAGCCTGGAGAAGAAGTTTCTAAACAAAATGCTCAGAGGAAGAAACAACATTTACCTATCAAAACTTCATCTACACCTCGCACCATAGTAGCATCTATTCCAAGGTCTCCAGTGAAGGCTTCTAGTAGTCCTTCTAGTCGCCGAAAATTTCAACCTGAAAGTCCAATTGCACGTTCTGTTCCAAACTTGTCTTACCTGAGAAAGGAAAACTCAGAGCCTTCTTCTCTGGCTGGTAAAATGACTACTCGTTCACAATCCAGGAACTATTCCCGTAGCAAATTACTGCACTCACAGTCCTTGAGAAAAAGCTCTGCTTTGAATTCTGAGGGTGTTAGCTTGGCACCTCTCAAATTTGATAAGGACAAGATGGAACATAGTCGTCCTAAGGGTGTAATTTCAGCACCTCCAAAATCTGGCAATGAAAAGAAGGAGCAGAGTCTTACAGATAAAATTCCCAGCATTTCAGATTCAAAGGCTTCcccaaagaaggaaaaagatgcTGACTTCAGTTTAAGAGGTGGTTTGATTGAGACAAGGGGTTCTAATATTGTATCTAATTTTGCGCacaatgatgatgatgaggctgAGGCTGAGGCTGAGGCTGATGATGATTATATGGAATTGGATTCCGAGAACTCAGTGAATATAGATGAGGACGACTTTGAGAACATGATATCTGCAGTTGAGGAAATTTTTGATAATAAGACACAAAGACTGAGCCATGAGACAGAGAAGCTGGTAAATTCTGTTTCAGGATTTGGTGATATCCTGAGATCACCTTCTTCTGTGCCTTCTAGCTTCCTCTCCGGTAGATTTGCATACGAGTCACCAAGAGAAAGTAGTCCTATCTCACAGACTGATCATCACCCTTTTTCTTATCCTCATGACATGTCTGATGTTGATGCTTCAGGCTCTCCCGTGGGAAACCCTGCATCCTATAATTCACATTTTATGAGTCCAACGGAGCATGACTCAGCTGCTAGAATGAGGAAGAAATGGGGAATGGCAGCTCAGAAACCAATCCATGTTTCTTCTCAAAGTCAATTGCGCAAGGATAAGGCTAGAGGATTTAAACGGTTATtaaaatttggaaagaaaaacCATGGAGCAGATAGTTTGGTTAAAGATTGGATTTCAGCAACTACTTATAAGGGAGATGATGGCACGAGAAATGGACTTGATCCTCCAAATCGATCTGATGTTTGCCTATATGAGGATGAGTTTTTCAACGAACAAG CAGTTCAAACCTTGCACACTTCTATTCCGGCAGCTCCAGCTAACTTCAAATTGAGGGAAGATCATTTATCAGGAAGCTCAATAAAGG CACCAAGACCGTTCTTTTCCTTGTCGTCATTCAGAAGCAAGGGAAAGGACTCAAAGCCGAGATAA